One genomic region from Mangifera indica cultivar Alphonso chromosome 17, CATAS_Mindica_2.1, whole genome shotgun sequence encodes:
- the LOC123199897 gene encoding LOW QUALITY PROTEIN: zinc finger CCCH domain-containing protein 64-like (The sequence of the model RefSeq protein was modified relative to this genomic sequence to represent the inferred CDS: inserted 1 base in 1 codon; substituted 1 base at 1 genomic stop codon), with product MAPPRILLCGDVLGRMNQLVKRVQSVNKTAGPFDALLCVGQFFPDSSDWLEEFMNYVEGRSEIPLPTYFIGDYGVGAAKVLINASKDSANQGFKMDGLKISNNLFWLKGSGKFTLQGLSVVYLSGRQSSDGQQFGTYGQDDVDALRALAEEPGIVDLFLTNEWPSGVTNRAATSDIPTGISDSLGSDATVSELVAEIKPRYHIAGSKGVFYAREPYSNVDAVHTTRFLGLASVGNKDKQKFIHAISPTPASTMSAAEIGMKSPNTTLSPYTLVDQAANAKETIKRSNDSVSDSQYWRYDVPQKRHKHGGDNNRLCFKFIYSGTCPHGEKCNFRHDGDAREQCLRGVCLDFIIKGKCEKGPECNFKHSLQSEGESRSHRKSASGNSTANRSNECWFCLSSPNVESHLVVSIGEHCYCALPKXPLVQDHVLIIPVEHSPNTISLSPESEIELIKLQSSLKLYYKKQGKETVFFEWVSKRGTHANLQAVPIPSSKAAVVQEIFNFAAEKLGFNFFPXNVTNNSSDRRKSLRTQFDKNFSFFYVELPGGTILSHVVDENERFPAQFGREVLAGLLNIAEKADWRNCTPGKDEEVKMAENFKKRFEEFDPNQ from the exons ATGGCTCCTCCTAGAATTTTACTCTGCGGCGACGTTTTAGGCCGTATGAACCAGCTAGTGAAGCGAGTCCAGTCG GTGAACAAAACAGCTGGTCCGTTTGATGCACTTCTCTGTGTCGGCCAGTTTTTCCCGGACTCATCCGACTGGCTGGAGGAGTTTATGAACTATGTCGAAGGCCGCTCTGAAATTCCTCTTCCGACCTACTTTATCGGCGACTACGGCGTTGGCGCCGCCAAGGTTCTAATCAATGCTTCTAAGGACTCCGCCAATCAAGGTTTCAAGATGGATGGGTTAAAAATTTCCAATAATTTGTTCTGGTTGAAAGGCAGTGGCAAGTTCACTCTCCAAG GTTTATCTGTGGTATATTTATCTGGTAGGCAATCATCAGATGGTCAGCAGTTTGGAACTTATGGTCAAGATGATGTTGATGCTCTGCGAGCACTGGCTGAGGAACCTGGAATAGTTGACTTGTTCTTAAC TAATGAATGGCCAAGTGGGGTCACAAACAGAGCTGCTACATCTGACATACCCACAGGAATCTCAGATTCACTTGGCAGTGATGCTACTGTATCGGAGTTGGTGGCAGAGATCAAACCACG CTATCACATTGCAGGTTCTAAGGGAGTATTCTACGCTCGTGAACCTTATTCAAATGTTGATGCTGTCCACACAACTCGCTTTTTAGGTCTTGCTTCTGTTGGAAACAAGGATAAACAG AAATTTATTCATGCAATTTCTCCTACTCCAGCATCTACTATGTCTGCTGCTGAGATAGGCATGAAGTCTCCAAACACTACCTTGTCTCCATACACTCTCGTAGATCAAGCTGCTAATGCTAAAGAAACCATAAAGAGGTCTAACGATAGTGTTTCTGATTCTCAATATTGGAGATATGATGTTCCTCAAAAACGACATAAACATGGAGGTGACAACAATAGGctgtgttttaaatttatatattctgGGACTTGTCCTCATGGGGAGAAATGCAACTTTAGACATGATGGTGATGCAAGAGAACAATGTTTGAGAGGTGTTtgtcttgattttattatcaaaGGAAAATGTGAAAAGGGCCCAGAATGCAACTTTAAGCACAGTCTACAGAGTGAAGGTGAGAGCCGTTCTCACAGGAAATCTGCATCTGGAAATTCTACTGCTAACAG GTCAAATGAGTGCTGGTTTTGTTTGTCAAGCCCAAATGTGGAGTCACATCTGGTTGTTAGCATAGGAGAGCATTGCTATTGTGCTTTGCCTA GGCCACTTGTTCAAGATCATGTGTTGATAATACCTGTTGAGCACTCACCTAACACCATTTCTCTTTCCCCAGAGAGCGAAATTGAGCTTATTAAACTCCAAAGCAGTCTCAAGctgtattataaaaaacaaGGGAAGGAAACTGTTTTTTTTGAATGGGTTTCCAAACGTGGTACTCATGCTAATCTTCAG GCTGTTCCTATTCCATCATCCAAAGCAGCTGTTGTTCAAGAGATATTTAACTTTGCTGCTGAAAAGctgggttttaatttttttccttaaaatgtAA CCAATAATAGCTCTGACAGGAGAAAATCACTGAGGACACAGTTTGATAAAAACTTTAGTTTCTTTTATGTGGAACTCCCTGGAGGTACAATTCTGTCACATGTAGTAGACGAGAATGAAAGATTCCCAGCCCAGTTTGGACGTGAG GTTTTGGCTGGCTTGCTAAATATCGCAGAGAAGGCGGATTGGAGGAACTGTACGCCAGGCAAGGATGAGGAAGTTAAGATGGCTGAAAATTTCAAGAAACGGTTTGAAGAATTTGATCCAAATCAATGA
- the LOC123200990 gene encoding LOW QUALITY PROTEIN: pathogen-associated molecular patterns-induced protein A70-like (The sequence of the model RefSeq protein was modified relative to this genomic sequence to represent the inferred CDS: deleted 2 bases in 1 codon), with protein MTDPSLLASITGWFTPNTLFLFVNLVIGTIALTSRFSSIKKPHAGAPEEKPSFVQPTSELLYRSHTVDSNPLQLARAPSLLQRVTSNLFSYKFPDPEEEQPAFVQATEPLNGTYPVDPNPPRLARAPSLLERVKFINFPSIYKSQQQPPFRKKKLVAHDSETDVPTDPGYKPRRSKSERKKSERRVQDDMKKSESEKSMKVEMENNERETETVEQRTQQTARLDRTVTIGDGDHTVDAKADDFINKFRRQLKLQRLDSLLRYKEMLKAN; from the exons ATGACAGACCCCTCGCTTTTGGCTTCCATAACCGGCTGGTTCACACCCAacactctctttctctttgtcaATCTTGTCATCGGAACCATTGCGCTCACCTCTCGTTTTAGTTCTATCAAGAAACCGCACGCCGGAGCACCAGAAGAGAAACCATCCTTCGTTCAACCCACGTCCGAACTTCTTTACCGCTCGCACACGGTAGACTCGAACCCGCTGCAGCTTGCCCGAGCTCCCTCTTTGCTTCAACGCGTCACGTCTAACCTCTTCTCATACAAGTTCCCTGACCCAGAAGAAGAACAACCAGCCTTTGTTCAAGCCACTGAACCTCTAAATGGCACATACCCGGTCGACCCTAACCCGCCCCGACTCGCCCGAGCTCCATCTCTTTTGGAACGcgtcaaatttataaatttcccCTCTATTTATAAATCCCAACAACAACCACCATTCCGCAAAAAGAAATT GGTTGCTCACGATTCTGAAACTGATGTGCCAACGGATCCGGGTTATAAGCCGAGGAGAAGTAAATCGGAGAGAAAAAAGTCTGAGCGGAGGGTACAGGACGATATGAAGAAGTCGGAGAGCGAGAAGTCAATGAAGGTGGAAATGGAGAATAATGAGAGGGAGACGGAAACGGTGGAACAAAGGACGCAACAAACGGCGAGGCTGGACAGAACGGTGACGATTGGCGACGGTGACCATACCGTTGATGCAAAAGCTGACGACTTCATCAACAAATTCAGGCGCCAACTGAAGCTACAGAGACTTGATTCTCTCTTGCGTTACAAAGAAATGCTCAAGGCAAACTGA
- the LOC123199921 gene encoding translation machinery-associated protein 22-like has translation MAEKPQPVRVLYCAVCSLPAEYCEFGPDFEKCKPWLIKNAPDLYPDLIQDSSSKEVDKATEQLQSTGISSAASSATKQEEVKRLPGGKIKKKEKQEVIIEKVVRNKRKSITTLKGLELFGVKLSDASKKLGKKFATGASVVKGPTEKEQIDVQGDISYDILEFITETWPDVPETAIFFIEDGKKVPAA, from the exons ATGGCGGAGAAACCCCAACCGGTTCGGGTTTTGTACTGCGCGGTATGCAGTTTACCGGCAGAGTACTGCGAATTCGGACCCGATTTCGAGAAATGTAAACCCTGGTTGATTAAAAACGCACCGGATCTTTACCCCGATCTCATCCAAG ACTCGAGTTCGAAGGAAGTTGATAAAGCAACCGAGCAGTTGCAATCCACTGGCATCTCCTCGGCTGCATCTTCAG CAACTAAGCAAGAAGAAGTCAAACGCCTTCCTGGTGGgaagataaagaagaaa GAAAAGCAAGAAGTTATTATTGAAAAAGTTGTTCGTAACAAACGAAAAAGTATCACTACTTTGAAAGGCCTTGAACTTTTTG GAGTTAAACTTAGTGATGCTTCAAAGAAACTGGGAAAAAAGTTTGCTACGGGAGCATCTGTTGTTAAG GGTCCCACTGAGAAGGAGCAGATTGATGTTCAAGGAGATATATCATATGACATTTTGGAGTTCATCACAGAAACCTGGCCTGAT GTCCCTGAAACTGCAATCTTCTTTATTGAAGATGGAAAAAAGGTCCCTGCTGCTTGA